A window of the Paenibacillus woosongensis genome harbors these coding sequences:
- a CDS encoding response regulator, with protein sequence MEEKKVLIVDDQNGIRILLMEVFSSEGYKTFQAANGKLALEIVRSDSPDLVLLDMKIPGMDGLEILKHIKEVNPAIKVIMMTAYGELDMIKEATELGALRHFTKPFDIDEMRMAVNMELKGGAVL encoded by the coding sequence GTGGAAGAGAAGAAAGTGTTAATTGTCGATGATCAGAACGGAATCCGTATTTTATTAATGGAAGTGTTCAGCAGCGAGGGCTATAAGACATTCCAGGCTGCCAATGGCAAGCTGGCTTTGGAGATCGTCCGCAGCGATTCACCGGATCTGGTGCTTCTCGACATGAAGATCCCCGGCATGGATGGACTCGAGATATTGAAGCATATTAAGGAAGTCAATCCGGCCATTAAGGTTATCATGATGACAGCTTATGGCGAGCTGGATATGATCAAGGAAGCGACAGAGCTTGGCGCGTTGAGGCATTTTACGAAGCCTTTCGACATTGATGAAATGAGAATGGCGGTAAATATGGAGCTGAAAGGCGGCGCCGTCCTTTAA
- the fba gene encoding class II fructose-1,6-bisphosphate aldolase has product MPLVSMTDMLNKALKGKYAVGQYNINNLEWTYAILEAAEEEKSPVILGVSEGAARYMGGFNTVVKMVQGLMEDLKITVPVAIHLDHGSSIEKCKEAIDAGFTSVMIDDSHSPIEKNIETTKAVVEYAHAKGVSVEAEVGMVGGQEDDVIGEVMYAKLDDCVRIVKETGIDTLAPALGSVHGPYKGEPNLGFKEMEEICNAVSLPLVLHGGTGIPTHDIKKAISLGTSKINVNTENQMSFTKVVREVLAEKAEAYDPRVFLKPGREAIKQTVIGKMREFGSSNQA; this is encoded by the coding sequence ATGCCATTAGTAAGTATGACAGATATGTTGAACAAAGCTCTTAAAGGAAAGTATGCAGTGGGTCAGTACAACATCAACAACCTGGAGTGGACATACGCGATTCTTGAAGCTGCCGAAGAAGAGAAATCTCCGGTAATTCTTGGCGTATCCGAAGGTGCAGCTCGTTACATGGGCGGATTCAACACCGTTGTGAAGATGGTGCAAGGCCTGATGGAAGACTTGAAAATCACAGTTCCTGTAGCGATTCATCTTGACCACGGTTCGAGCATTGAGAAATGTAAAGAAGCGATCGATGCCGGATTTACTTCCGTCATGATTGACGATTCCCACAGCCCAATTGAGAAAAATATCGAAACGACGAAAGCTGTCGTTGAATATGCGCACGCTAAAGGCGTATCCGTTGAAGCCGAAGTAGGTATGGTCGGCGGACAAGAAGACGACGTCATCGGCGAAGTAATGTACGCGAAGCTGGATGACTGCGTACGTATCGTGAAAGAGACAGGCATCGATACGCTTGCGCCGGCTCTTGGCTCCGTACACGGTCCTTACAAAGGCGAACCGAATCTTGGCTTCAAGGAAATGGAAGAGATCTGCAATGCGGTTAGCCTTCCGCTAGTTCTGCATGGCGGTACGGGAATTCCTACGCATGACATTAAGAAAGCCATTTCCCTCGGTACTTCCAAAATCAATGTGAACACGGAGAACCAAATGTCCTTCACGAAAGTGGTTCGCGAAGTTCTGGCCGAGAAGGCTGAAGCTTACGATCCTCGTGTATTCCTTAAACCTGGCCGTGAAGCTATCAAGCAAACGGTTATCGGTAAAATGCGCGAGTTCGGTTCCAGCAATCAAGCCTAA
- the speB gene encoding agmatinase — protein MKLDQAYSGNVFICSSESYEDAKAVIYGMPMDYTVSYRPGSRFGPARIRQASVGLEEYSPYLDKSILDAAYFDAGDLLLPFGNAARSLDVIGDYVRGLLKDDKFPIGLGGEHLVSWPVIQAMHEKYPDLAVIHIDAHADLRDQYEGEPLSHSTPIRKAAELMGGKNIYQFGIRSGSKEEFLYGRQNINFHPFEVAAPLKTELPKMGSRPVYVTIDIDVLDPSCAPGTGTAEAGGITSKELLEAVHLIARSDVNVVGCDLVEVAPIYDPTEQTQIVAAKLIREMLLGFVK, from the coding sequence ATGAAATTGGATCAGGCTTATTCGGGCAACGTATTTATTTGCAGCTCCGAGTCGTATGAGGATGCCAAAGCGGTCATCTACGGGATGCCGATGGATTATACCGTCAGCTATCGTCCGGGCTCGCGGTTTGGCCCTGCGCGCATTCGCCAGGCATCGGTTGGTCTGGAGGAGTACAGCCCGTATTTGGATAAGAGCATTCTAGACGCTGCTTATTTCGATGCGGGGGATTTGCTGCTGCCTTTCGGCAATGCGGCCCGCAGTCTTGACGTGATTGGCGACTATGTTCGCGGTTTGCTAAAAGACGATAAATTCCCGATCGGACTAGGCGGAGAGCATTTGGTCAGCTGGCCGGTCATTCAGGCGATGCATGAGAAGTATCCTGATTTGGCTGTCATTCATATTGATGCTCACGCCGATCTTCGTGATCAATATGAAGGCGAGCCGCTGTCCCACTCTACGCCGATTCGCAAAGCGGCTGAATTGATGGGCGGCAAGAACATTTATCAATTCGGAATCCGTTCCGGATCGAAGGAAGAATTCCTTTACGGACGCCAGAATATTAACTTCCATCCATTCGAGGTAGCCGCGCCGCTGAAGACCGAGCTTCCGAAAATGGGCTCGCGTCCGGTGTATGTAACGATCGATATCGACGTGCTCGATCCGTCCTGCGCCCCGGGTACAGGGACGGCCGAAGCGGGGGGGATTACCTCGAAGGAGCTGCTTGAAGCGGTTCATTTGATCGCTAGATCCGACGTGAACGTCGTGGGCTGCGATCTTGTAGAGGTCGCTCCGATTTATGACCCGACCGAGCAGACGCAAATCGTGGCCGCCAAGCTCATTCGCGAAATGCTGCTGGGCTTTGTGAAGTAG
- the speE gene encoding polyamine aminopropyltransferase, with translation MELWFTEKQTPVFGITAKIRETLVREQTDFQDLAIIDTEEFGRMLVLDDMVMTTVKDEFVYHEMVAHPALFTHPDPKHVLVVGGGDGGVIREIMKHPKVEKAVLVDIDGKVIEYSKKYLPEIACELDNPRVEVQVNDGYMHIIQSKNKYDVIMVDSTEPVGPAAPLFERGFYQGIYEALKDDGIFVAQTDNPWFKADLIQKVNKDVKEIFPIVRVYGANIPTYPSGLWTFTMGSKTHDPLQVDETQIPEIDTKYYSPRLHKAAFVLPKFVEDLVK, from the coding sequence ATGGAATTGTGGTTTACGGAGAAACAGACGCCCGTCTTTGGCATTACGGCAAAAATTCGGGAAACATTGGTGAGAGAGCAGACGGATTTTCAAGATTTGGCGATCATTGATACCGAAGAGTTTGGACGAATGCTGGTGCTTGACGATATGGTCATGACGACGGTGAAGGATGAATTTGTATACCATGAGATGGTAGCTCATCCGGCGTTGTTTACGCACCCGGATCCGAAGCATGTGCTTGTTGTCGGTGGCGGTGACGGAGGCGTTATACGCGAAATTATGAAGCACCCTAAGGTGGAGAAGGCTGTTCTTGTTGATATTGACGGGAAGGTCATTGAATATTCGAAAAAATATTTGCCGGAAATCGCTTGTGAGTTGGATAACCCGCGCGTTGAGGTTCAAGTAAATGACGGCTATATGCATATTATTCAGAGCAAGAATAAATACGACGTGATTATGGTGGACTCCACGGAGCCTGTAGGCCCGGCAGCCCCATTGTTCGAGCGCGGCTTCTATCAAGGGATCTACGAGGCGCTCAAGGACGACGGCATTTTCGTAGCTCAAACCGATAATCCTTGGTTCAAAGCGGATTTGATTCAAAAGGTGAATAAAGACGTCAAGGAAATTTTCCCGATCGTCCGGGTATACGGCGCTAACATCCCTACGTATCCGAGCGGTCTGTGGACCTTTACGATGGGCAGCAAAACCCATGATCCGCTTCAAGTAGATGAGACCCAAATCCCGGAGATCGATACGAAGTATTACTCACCGCGTCTGCACAAAGCTGCATTCGTGCTGCCTAAGTTCGTAGAAGATCTCGTGAAATAA
- the argS gene encoding arginine--tRNA ligase yields the protein MTVNPLEQINQSVKEAILNAVVAAGLANRDEVPAIVLEVPKDKAHGDLATNAAMQLTRIAKKNPRQIAEEIVKNIDYEQAGVERAEIAGPGFINFFLSKSYLYPVLEQIYAQGEKYGRVQLGEGKKVQVEFVSANPTGSLHLGHARGAAVGDALCNVLDYAGYEVTREYYINDAGNQVVNLVKSIEARYLQELGQDVEMPEDGYHGEDIKGFAKELVAEKGDALLSLSPDEREDFLRKYGLEKELDKIKRDLSRFRVGFDVWFSETSLYVDGQVEKSLEELRSKGQTYELDGATWLKSTEYGDDKDRVLVKNDGTYTYLTPDIAYHRNKYDRGYDRMINIWGADHHGYIPRVKAAMQALGNDPDKLTVLIAQMVSLFQDGEKVKMSKRTGKAVTMVDLMDEVGVDAIRYFFTMRSMDSHLDFDMDLAISTSNENPVYYVQYAHARICSIFRQAEEQGIVIPAIQDVKLSKLTAEHEFDLLRKMGELPEEIGVAAENFAPHRLVRYLYELAALFHSYYKAERVITEDAEQTAARLALLGGVRTVLANVLKLIGVSAPERM from the coding sequence ATGACAGTTAATCCCTTGGAACAAATCAATCAGTCCGTGAAGGAAGCGATTCTTAACGCAGTTGTAGCTGCTGGACTCGCAAATCGCGATGAGGTGCCTGCTATCGTATTGGAGGTGCCGAAGGATAAGGCGCACGGGGATCTTGCCACGAACGCTGCTATGCAGCTCACACGGATTGCTAAGAAAAATCCGCGCCAAATCGCGGAAGAAATCGTGAAGAACATCGATTATGAACAAGCTGGTGTCGAGCGGGCGGAAATTGCTGGTCCGGGTTTCATCAACTTTTTCCTTAGCAAAAGCTATCTGTACCCTGTCTTGGAGCAGATCTATGCACAAGGCGAAAAATATGGCCGGGTTCAGCTTGGAGAAGGCAAAAAGGTACAGGTCGAGTTCGTCAGCGCCAATCCGACGGGCAGCCTGCATTTGGGACATGCGCGCGGGGCGGCGGTTGGAGACGCTTTGTGCAACGTGCTTGATTATGCTGGATACGAGGTTACTCGGGAGTACTATATCAACGACGCTGGCAATCAGGTCGTGAACCTCGTGAAATCGATCGAGGCGAGGTACTTGCAGGAGCTTGGCCAGGACGTGGAGATGCCAGAGGACGGATACCACGGCGAAGATATCAAAGGCTTCGCGAAGGAACTGGTTGCCGAGAAGGGAGATGCGTTATTGTCCCTTTCTCCAGACGAAAGAGAGGACTTCCTCCGCAAATACGGATTGGAGAAAGAGCTGGACAAGATCAAGCGCGACCTGAGTCGCTTCCGGGTGGGCTTCGATGTATGGTTTAGCGAGACCTCCCTGTACGTGGACGGACAGGTGGAGAAGTCGCTGGAGGAGCTGCGCTCCAAGGGACAAACATATGAGCTGGACGGTGCGACATGGCTTAAATCCACGGAGTACGGGGACGATAAAGACCGGGTACTTGTGAAGAACGATGGAACCTATACCTATTTGACGCCGGATATCGCTTATCACCGCAACAAATACGACCGCGGCTATGATCGGATGATCAACATTTGGGGCGCCGACCACCACGGTTACATTCCGCGGGTGAAAGCGGCTATGCAGGCCCTTGGCAACGATCCGGACAAGCTGACGGTGTTGATCGCTCAGATGGTTAGCCTGTTCCAGGACGGCGAGAAGGTGAAAATGTCTAAACGGACAGGCAAAGCCGTAACGATGGTCGATTTAATGGATGAAGTCGGCGTTGATGCGATTCGCTATTTCTTTACAATGCGGAGCATGGATTCACATTTGGATTTCGACATGGATCTGGCCATTTCTACATCCAATGAGAACCCGGTTTATTATGTCCAATACGCGCATGCGCGGATCTGCAGCATCTTCCGTCAGGCGGAGGAGCAAGGCATCGTGATTCCTGCCATTCAAGACGTGAAGCTGAGCAAGCTGACCGCTGAGCATGAGTTCGATCTACTGCGCAAAATGGGCGAACTGCCGGAAGAAATCGGCGTAGCGGCCGAGAACTTCGCGCCGCATCGCCTGGTGCGTTATTTGTATGAGCTGGCGGCATTGTTCCACAGCTATTACAAAGCGGAGCGCGTCATTACCGAGGACGCGGAGCAGACCGCTGCGCGGCTGGCGCTGCTTGGCGGCGTGCGGACCGTGCTGGCCAATGTGCTGAAGCTGATCGGCGTATCTGCGCCGGAACGGATGTAG
- a CDS encoding S8 family peptidase has product MDYAKLLRFLNDSIDPSGKSGRHIVRFLQPSHYYEFIRQWFKYRHKYPALQSIRSSPLLQALFCPLRLQDGQMDSEPGLYVESDSTISVNSPASRTKERATEIPWGVKRIGAPEVWSVSTGHRIRIAVIDTGADYSHPDLRYSLARGIHLLNRASLPHDDNGHGTHIAGTIAAAGGAQGMIGVAPRSLIYPVKAFDHNGSAYVSDIILGIDWCIRNRMHIINMSFGMKSTSISLKNIVRKAHEAGVVIVASSGNDKKQRTADYPAKYAQTISVGATNRDGKVASFSNYGPYIDIYAPGEKITSSWLGGGHREMSGTSMATSHVSGAIALLLAARPNLTPDEIKQRLRRTARPLAGSLPRGRSRPGEVSAVRLLRGKTSRRRQG; this is encoded by the coding sequence ATGGATTACGCCAAATTACTGCGCTTTTTGAACGACTCCATCGACCCCTCCGGAAAAAGCGGACGGCATATCGTCCGATTTCTGCAGCCAAGCCACTATTACGAGTTCATCCGTCAATGGTTCAAGTACCGGCACAAATATCCCGCCCTGCAGTCCATCCGTTCATCGCCGCTGCTGCAAGCCCTGTTCTGCCCTTTGCGTCTTCAGGACGGCCAAATGGACTCCGAACCCGGGCTATATGTCGAAAGCGACTCCACCATCAGCGTTAATTCGCCAGCTTCCCGTACCAAAGAACGCGCCACCGAGATCCCTTGGGGTGTAAAGCGGATTGGAGCACCTGAAGTATGGTCTGTCTCGACAGGACATCGCATCCGTATAGCTGTCATCGATACGGGAGCCGATTACAGCCATCCCGATCTGCGTTATTCCCTGGCACGCGGCATTCATTTGCTGAACCGTGCCAGTCTGCCTCATGACGATAACGGACACGGCACCCATATTGCCGGAACGATTGCCGCGGCCGGCGGGGCGCAAGGGATGATTGGCGTGGCTCCCCGTTCATTAATATATCCTGTCAAGGCATTTGATCATAACGGATCAGCGTACGTGTCCGATATTATCCTTGGAATTGACTGGTGCATCAGAAACCGTATGCACATTATCAACATGAGCTTCGGCATGAAGTCGACAAGCATATCCCTTAAAAATATTGTCAGGAAAGCCCATGAAGCGGGCGTCGTTATTGTCGCCTCCTCAGGAAACGACAAAAAACAGCGAACCGCGGATTATCCGGCAAAATATGCCCAGACCATTTCCGTGGGGGCCACGAACCGGGACGGAAAGGTCGCCTCCTTCAGCAATTATGGTCCCTATATCGACATTTACGCCCCTGGGGAAAAAATCACGTCCTCCTGGCTCGGTGGAGGACATCGCGAAATGAGCGGCACATCGATGGCGACGTCCCATGTCAGCGGCGCTATCGCTTTGCTGCTGGCGGCGCGTCCGAATCTTACACCGGACGAGATCAAGCAGCGTCTTCGCCGCACGGCGCGTCCGCTGGCTGGGTCGCTACCCCGGGGGCGGTCCAGGCCGGGCGAGGTTAGCGCAGTGCGCCTCCTGCGAGGCAAAACATCGCGGCGCCGGCAGGGCTGA
- the rpoE gene encoding DNA-directed RNA polymerase subunit delta, whose translation MSTPLNLKIDPEKVHEIPMVDLAFLILKAANTPYYYRDLMNEVAKIRNMSEEEINEAIAQLYTEINIDGRFACVGTNLWGLKRWYPIEKSEDPVANAKRPRIINDDDDDLEDEDFTDEEDDFTDEDDDFDAIDDEDDQDELFSDDDDDSVDEVDEEPLIDDEELDEEDEDSDSEDEEFEDEYEDK comes from the coding sequence GTGAGTACCCCACTTAATTTGAAAATCGACCCGGAGAAGGTCCATGAAATTCCAATGGTTGACTTGGCCTTTTTGATTTTGAAAGCGGCGAATACACCGTATTATTACCGCGACCTGATGAACGAGGTAGCGAAGATCCGCAATATGTCGGAGGAAGAAATTAATGAAGCGATCGCTCAATTGTACACGGAGATTAACATTGACGGTCGATTTGCCTGCGTAGGCACGAACCTGTGGGGCTTGAAGCGCTGGTATCCGATTGAGAAATCTGAGGATCCTGTGGCGAATGCGAAGCGTCCACGCATCATTAACGATGATGATGACGATTTGGAAGACGAGGACTTCACGGATGAGGAAGACGATTTCACGGACGAAGACGACGATTTCGATGCGATCGATGATGAGGACGATCAAGACGAGCTGTTCTCGGATGATGACGATGACAGCGTCGACGAAGTTGATGAAGAGCCGCTGATCGATGATGAAGAACTCGATGAAGAGGACGAAGATTCGGATTCCGAAGATGAGGAATTCGAGGATGAATACGAAGATAAATAA
- a CDS encoding DUF1934 domain-containing protein has protein sequence MPNWKPAVIVINSQQGDEASEQRIKGETWSKGSTLYVRYVEPEPGPTGGTTRATIKISQNELKIMRHGEVESEQTFQQGKRLPGFYRSPYTRFNLSTDTSRLNARLEGSGGVVAWEYDLWVHEEMTGHFVISLHIQEEV, from the coding sequence GTGCCGAACTGGAAGCCAGCCGTCATCGTCATTAATAGCCAGCAAGGCGATGAGGCTTCAGAACAGCGTATCAAAGGCGAGACATGGAGCAAGGGCAGCACGCTTTACGTCAGATATGTCGAGCCTGAACCAGGGCCAACGGGCGGTACGACGCGGGCCACGATCAAAATTTCGCAGAACGAGCTCAAAATCATGCGCCACGGGGAGGTGGAATCCGAGCAGACGTTCCAGCAGGGCAAGCGGCTGCCGGGATTCTACAGGTCCCCTTATACGAGGTTTAATTTGTCGACAGATACAAGCAGGTTGAATGCTCGTCTAGAAGGTTCCGGCGGCGTTGTGGCCTGGGAATACGACCTATGGGTTCATGAAGAGATGACCGGACACTTTGTAATCAGTTTACATATACAGGAGGAAGTTTAA
- a CDS encoding UDP-N-acetylglucosamine 1-carboxyvinyltransferase → MEKLMIHGGRPLRGTVQISGAKNSAIALLPAVILAESEVTLDNLPHLSDVAVYTEILEELGARVTWTDGKIKIDPSQIRPIPMPNGPVKKLRASYYMMGAMLGRFGEATIGLPGGCNFEPRPIDQHIKGFEALGATVTNEHGSIHLQAKELRGAKIYLDVCSVGATINIMLAAARAKGSTIIENAAKEPEIIDVATLLNSMGASIKGAGTETIRIEGVREMSGCRHSIIPDRIQAGTYMIAAAATRGDMIIDGVIPKHLEALTAKLIEMGVTVEEMDESIRVLGAPRYEHVDVKALVYPGFPTDMQSPMTSLLTQAEGVSVLSDFVYSSRFKHVPELVRMGAKIRVEGRSAIIEGGELNAAKVKATDLRAGAALVIAGLTVKEGVTEVSGVELIDRGYDRLVTNLRALGADVWRQAE, encoded by the coding sequence ATGGAAAAGTTAATGATTCATGGCGGACGCCCGCTCAGGGGGACCGTTCAAATTAGTGGAGCCAAGAACAGCGCGATTGCGCTCCTTCCTGCCGTCATCCTGGCGGAATCGGAAGTAACTCTGGATAATTTGCCGCATCTTAGCGATGTGGCGGTATATACGGAAATATTGGAGGAGCTGGGAGCGAGGGTAACCTGGACGGACGGCAAAATCAAGATCGATCCGAGCCAGATTCGCCCTATTCCGATGCCTAACGGCCCCGTGAAGAAGCTGCGGGCCTCTTATTATATGATGGGCGCCATGCTGGGCAGATTTGGGGAGGCAACGATTGGGCTGCCAGGGGGCTGTAACTTCGAGCCACGTCCCATCGACCAGCATATTAAGGGGTTTGAGGCGCTGGGAGCCACGGTTACGAATGAGCACGGCTCCATCCATCTCCAGGCTAAAGAGCTGAGAGGCGCCAAAATATATCTGGATGTGTGCAGCGTCGGTGCTACGATTAACATTATGTTGGCGGCCGCGAGAGCCAAAGGCTCCACGATTATTGAGAATGCTGCGAAGGAGCCTGAAATTATAGATGTTGCCACATTGCTGAACTCGATGGGAGCCAGCATCAAGGGCGCGGGGACCGAGACGATCCGAATTGAAGGGGTTAGGGAGATGAGCGGCTGCCGCCACTCGATTATTCCTGACCGGATTCAGGCGGGTACTTATATGATCGCTGCAGCCGCGACCCGCGGCGACATGATCATCGACGGGGTTATTCCGAAGCACCTTGAGGCGCTTACGGCGAAGTTAATCGAAATGGGCGTTACGGTCGAAGAAATGGACGAGTCCATTCGTGTTCTTGGCGCGCCTCGGTATGAGCATGTTGACGTGAAGGCCCTTGTCTATCCAGGCTTTCCGACGGATATGCAGTCTCCGATGACCAGTCTGCTTACACAGGCGGAAGGGGTCAGTGTATTAAGCGATTTCGTGTATAGCAGCCGGTTCAAGCATGTCCCGGAGCTCGTACGGATGGGCGCGAAGATTCGCGTGGAAGGGCGCTCGGCCATTATCGAGGGCGGCGAGCTGAACGCGGCTAAGGTCAAGGCGACCGATCTGCGGGCAGGGGCGGCGCTCGTCATTGCGGGCCTTACCGTCAAGGAAGGGGTCACGGAAGTATCCGGCGTCGAGTTGATCGATCGCGGGTACGATCGTCTTGTGACCAACCTGCGTGCACTCGGTGCCGATGTGTGGCGTCAGGCAGAGTAG
- a CDS encoding CTP synthase yields the protein MAKYIFVTGGVVSSLGKGITAASLGRLLKNRGLKVTIQKFDPYINVDPGTMSPYQHGEVFVTDDGAETDLDLGHYERFIDINLSKNSNVTTGKIYSSVIGKERRGEYLGGTVQVIPHITNEIKERVFVAGREAGSDVVITEIGGTVGDIESLPFLEAIRQIKSDVGRDNVMYIHVTLIPYIKAAGEVKTKPTQHSVKELRSIGIQPNVIVCRTEHELSEDMKAKIALFCDIDANAVVECRDADTLYEIPLNLQGEGLDEIVVNHLKLNAPAPDMSEWVKLVDRINKLEKTVEIAIVGKYVALHDAYLSVVESLSHAGFDNNAEIKIRWVNAEDITADNVAEQLKGVGGILVPGGFGDRGIEGKITTIRYAREQKVPFFGICLGMQVAVIETARALAGLEGANSSEINPATPHPVIDLLPEQKDIEDLGGTMRLGLYPCKLVPGSLAEQCYKSELVDERHRHRYEFNNNYREQLEAAGLRISGTSPDGRLVEIVELPDHPWFLAVQFHPEFTSRPNRPQPLFREFVKASIAHNS from the coding sequence GTGGCAAAATATATTTTCGTAACAGGCGGGGTTGTATCTTCCCTGGGCAAAGGGATTACGGCCGCTTCACTCGGCAGGCTGTTAAAAAATAGAGGTTTAAAGGTAACGATCCAGAAATTCGATCCTTACATTAACGTGGATCCGGGTACGATGAGTCCTTACCAGCACGGGGAAGTGTTCGTCACGGACGACGGGGCCGAGACTGACCTTGACCTTGGTCACTACGAACGCTTTATCGACATCAACCTGTCCAAGAACAGCAACGTAACGACGGGCAAAATCTATTCCTCCGTCATCGGCAAGGAACGCCGCGGAGAATACCTCGGCGGAACAGTTCAAGTCATCCCGCACATTACGAATGAAATTAAAGAGCGTGTATTCGTGGCTGGCCGCGAGGCCGGGTCGGACGTGGTCATTACAGAGATCGGCGGAACGGTGGGCGATATCGAGAGCTTGCCTTTCCTGGAAGCGATCCGCCAGATCAAGAGCGACGTTGGCCGCGACAATGTCATGTATATCCACGTCACGCTTATTCCATATATCAAGGCTGCTGGGGAAGTCAAAACGAAGCCGACCCAGCATAGCGTCAAAGAGCTTCGCAGCATTGGCATTCAGCCGAACGTGATCGTATGCCGTACGGAGCATGAGTTGTCCGAAGACATGAAGGCGAAGATCGCTCTCTTCTGCGACATCGATGCCAATGCGGTAGTAGAGTGCCGCGATGCGGACACGTTATATGAAATTCCTCTTAACTTGCAAGGGGAAGGGCTTGACGAGATTGTCGTCAATCACTTGAAGCTGAATGCACCAGCTCCAGATATGAGCGAGTGGGTGAAGCTGGTTGACCGGATCAACAAACTGGAGAAGACGGTTGAAATTGCAATCGTCGGCAAATACGTAGCTCTTCATGATGCGTACCTGAGCGTCGTAGAATCGTTGTCGCATGCCGGCTTTGACAATAATGCGGAAATTAAAATTCGCTGGGTGAATGCGGAGGATATTACCGCAGATAACGTAGCTGAGCAGCTGAAGGGCGTCGGCGGCATTCTGGTGCCCGGAGGATTTGGCGACCGGGGGATCGAAGGCAAAATTACGACGATCCGTTATGCCCGCGAGCAGAAAGTTCCGTTCTTCGGCATTTGCCTGGGCATGCAGGTAGCTGTCATTGAAACTGCACGTGCGCTTGCTGGCCTGGAAGGCGCGAACAGCTCGGAGATCAATCCGGCTACGCCGCATCCGGTGATCGATCTTCTGCCAGAGCAGAAGGATATCGAGGATCTGGGCGGAACCATGCGTCTCGGCTTGTACCCATGTAAGCTAGTGCCGGGCTCCTTGGCTGAGCAGTGCTACAAGTCAGAGCTGGTGGATGAACGGCATCGCCATCGTTATGAGTTCAACAACAACTATCGTGAACAACTGGAAGCGGCAGGCCTGCGCATTTCGGGAACGTCCCCAGACGGCCGTCTCGTCGAAATCGTCGAGCTTCCTGACCATCCGTGGTTCCTGGCTGTTCAATTCCATCCTGAATTCACGTCCCGTCCGAACCGGCCGCAGCCGTTGTTCCGCGAGTTCGTGAAGGCGTCGATTGCGCATAATTCTTAA